In Betta splendens chromosome 22, fBetSpl5.4, whole genome shotgun sequence, the following proteins share a genomic window:
- the acyp1 gene encoding acylphosphatase-1 isoform X2 has translation MSDEDLISVDYEVYGRVQGVFFRKYTQAEGKRLGLVGWVQNTRAGTVQGQLQGPRSKVKEMQEWLTSTGSPKSHIIKAEFKNEKVIDSLEHSSFNIVK, from the exons ATGTCCGATGAAGACCTGATTTCAGTGGATTATGAAGTTTATGGCAGAGTGCAAGGTGTATTTTTTCGGAAGTACACCCAA gcAGAAGGGAAGAGGCTTGGCTTGGTTGGCTGGGTCCAAAACACACGGGCAGGGACTGTTCAAGGGCAGCTACAGGGCCCACGCAGCAAAGTAAAGGAGATGCAGGAATGGCTGACATCCACTGGGAGCCCCAAGTCGCACATAATCAAGGCAGAGTTTAAGAACGAGAAAGTCATTGACAGCCTAGAACACTCTTCTTTTAACATAGTGAAATAG
- the acyp1 gene encoding acylphosphatase-1 isoform X1 — protein sequence MNPNLLLFFLASITLPAMSDEDLISVDYEVYGRVQGVFFRKYTQAEGKRLGLVGWVQNTRAGTVQGQLQGPRSKVKEMQEWLTSTGSPKSHIIKAEFKNEKVIDSLEHSSFNIVK from the exons ATGAATCCAAATCTGCTATTATTCTTCTTGGCATCGATTACACT GCCCGCTATGTCCGATGAAGACCTGATTTCAGTGGATTATGAAGTTTATGGCAGAGTGCAAGGTGTATTTTTTCGGAAGTACACCCAA gcAGAAGGGAAGAGGCTTGGCTTGGTTGGCTGGGTCCAAAACACACGGGCAGGGACTGTTCAAGGGCAGCTACAGGGCCCACGCAGCAAAGTAAAGGAGATGCAGGAATGGCTGACATCCACTGGGAGCCCCAAGTCGCACATAATCAAGGCAGAGTTTAAGAACGAGAAAGTCATTGACAGCCTAGAACACTCTTCTTTTAACATAGTGAAATAG
- the LOC114849093 gene encoding zinc finger C2HC domain-containing protein 1C-like — translation MSTDTSNELGPQKPHNVEVEEPGDVNNPAQCRRREAEAERRWPKKPVIHRRRSDTRTQGSMDTYDFEKMTISKQTEGLLSQGKKSETRKIHGLNHPSKDLLAQQREVEMNRLIHAKKLMLLETLLNLEVKVRQKLQSVEASAGDDWKHREQSHNRAVWPQTTLSEQRRRQEGGQHLRERQRPSDERRTRDTWRLGVRPEHRREVNEASTGTKYKAKEMHRTENEHETPQWTPHKPAALRSTDNHRAAEGKTKVFPPISTPSSSSSSQQHEVGLARSTDASFHLLPCRICNRKFMSARLEKHVQICEKVKQPRRRVFNSYINRTKGSAIEEFCKTHSRSKIPDV, via the coding sequence ATGAGTACAGACACATCAAATGAACTCGGTCCACAGAAGCCGCACAACGTGGAAGTAGAAGAACCTGGTGATGTCAACAATCCAGCACAATGTAGGAggagagaagctgaagcagagcgGCGGTGGCCTAAAAAGCCTGTTATCCACAGAAGACGGTCCGACACCAGGACACAAGGGTCGATGGACACGTACGACTTTGAAAAAATGACGATTTCAAAGCAAACTGAAGGATTATTGTCACAAGGAAAAAAATCTGAAACCAGAAAGATTCATGGACTCAATCATCCAAGTAAAGACTTACTTGCGCAACAAAGGGAAGTGGAGATGAACAGATTGATTCATGCAAAAAAACTCATGCTACTAGAGACACTACTGAATCTCGAGGTAAAGGTAAGACAGAAGCTTCAAAGTGTTGAAGCTTCTGCAGGTGATGACTGGAAACATAGAGAGCAGAGTCACAACAGGGCCGTTTGGCCACAAACCACGCTGTCTGAGCAGCGCAGGAGACAGGAGGGAGGTCAGCATCTGAGGGAAAGGCAGCGCCCCAGCGATGAGAGGAGAACGAGGGACACCTGGAGATTAGGTGTAAGGCCAGAGCACAGAAGAGAAGTCAATGAGGCGTCTACAGGAACCAAATACAAAGCAAAAGAGATGCACAGGACagaaaatgaacatgaaacGCCTCAGTGGACTCCACACAAACCTGCTGCTTTACGTTCAACAGAcaatcacagagctgcagaaggcAAAACCAAAGTCTTCCCTCCTATTTCTACGCCCTCCTCTTCAAGCAGCTCGCAGCAGCACGAGGTGGGACTGGCACGGAGCACAGACGCCAGCTTCCACCTCCTTCCCTGCAGGATCTGCAACAGGAAATTCATGAGCGCGAGATTAGAGAAGCACGTCCAGATCTGTGAAAAGGTGAAGCAGCCGCGTCGACGTGTCTTCAACTCCTATATTAACAGGACCAAGGGTTCGGCTATAGAGGAGTTCTGCAAAACCCACAGCAGAAGCAAGATTCCGGACGTATGA
- the LOC114849088 gene encoding serine/threonine-protein kinase Nek9, translating to MSLEDYERHYDSLNSDLGGGSVVSERSASGTFNGEEEKLHYIPIRVLGRGAFGEATLYRRTEDNSLVVWKEVDLNSLSEKARRDVMNEISILSILEHNNIIAYFNHFMDKNTLLIELEYCNGGNLYDKINQQKGKLFSEKVVIWYLYQIASAVAHIHKAGILHRDIKTLNIFLTKTDLIKLGDYGLAKKLDSEFSMAETCVGTPYYMSPELCQGAKYNFKSDIWAMGCVLCEVLTLTRTFDATNPLNLCVKIVQGNWTMEVNSDVYSPELIKMVYECLDQDPAKRPTAEQILDQPFISCRKQELQDQVALLNSAMKKPKLSTASETPVAVVTTRSREVYFWGGGKFTPQKLDTFKGGSSAQHVCAGESHFAVVTVEKELYTWASVQAGAKMVGQLGHGDQASYRQPKKVEKLQGKAIRQVACGADFTACVTDEDQMYMFGSDYYGCIGVEGDLAMEVLEPVLLEFFEERPVCQVSCGDNHVVVLTQAGEIFSWGCGEYGRLGLECEDDFSSPMQVEIPKGATISSVACGSDGTFFSTDTGKVLACGNNEFNKLGLNQGISGLKNHPGEGYQGIPYITTLTLVKQLSRFKIRVIAPGKTHTAAIDERGRLITFGCNKYGQLGVKDFKKHQGVQVLVGPFGGKIVTKVSCGDDFTLAATEDNHIFAWGNAGNGRLGMPADKGFGLEVCPAMPRPIFGSLHHVPDLSCRGWHTIIIMEKVLNSKTIRSNSSGVSVGSGLGQEVSTSTMDLDIEPGSETECRDRGLGGTLEVNTEDGFMGNAMTSMANQTGDSSCPLWLRRELEDAEFIPIPPTSEPMTPDQLPSYPDSFTLPYEELQELKLAAAAVSTKKDLSTKRMSCDNFNGLQGAGICKEQESDPCCSASSEVAQLRETVARQEVRIQTLEKQVSEQQKENERLWAAINRSALQKAACESNGKHHSDCSPGDGGGRGGGCSSHGSRSAGASV from the exons ATGTCACTGGAGGACTATGAGAGACACTACGACTCGCTGAACTCGGACCTGGGCGGCGGGTCCGTGGTCAGCGAGCGATCCGCGTCGGGCACGTTTAATGGCGAAGAGGAGAAGTTGCATTACATTCCTATCCGGGTGTTGGGGAGGGGGGCGTTCGGTGAAGCTACCCTGTACAGAAGAACCGAG GACAACTCTCTGGTCGTGTGGAAGGAGGTGGACCTGAACTCGCTGTCAGAGAAGGCGCGCAGAGATGTCATGAACGAAATCAGCATCCTCTCCATCCTGGAGCACAACAACATCATAGCCTACTTCAATCACTTCATGGATAAGAACACGCTGCTCATTGAGCTGGAGTATTGCAACG GAGGAAACCTGTACGATAAAATCAACCAGCAGAAGGGGAAGCTGTTCAGTGAAAAG GTGGTCATATGGTACCTGTACCAAATAGCCTCAGCGGTGGCCCACATCCACAAGGCCGGGATATTACACAG AGACATCAAAACTCTGAACATTTTTCTCACAAAGACAGACCTCATTAAATTGGGCGACTATGGACTTGCCAAAAAACTTGACTCTGAGTTTTCAATGGCAGAGACT TGTGTGGGAACGCCGTATTACATGTCCCCTGAACTGTGCCAGGGGGCGAAGTACAACTTCAAATCAGACATCTGGGCCATGGGTTGTGTACTTTGTGAGGTCTTAACTCTCACAAGAACATTTGATGCAACG AACCCACTGAATCTCTGTGTGAAAATAGTCCAGGGCAACTGGACAATGGAGGTGAACTCCGATGTTTATTCACCTGAACTGATAAAGATGGTGTACGAGTGCCTGGATCAG GATCCTGCAAAGAGGCCGACAGCGGAGCAGATCCTGGACCAGCCGTTCATCTCCTGCCGcaaaca GGAGCTTCAAGATCAAGTCGCTCTGCTGAACTCTGCGATGAAGAAGCCAAA ATTGAGCACAGCGTCTGAAACGCCCGTTGCCGTGGTGACCACGCGTTCCAGGGAGGTGTACTTCTGGGGCGGAGGCAAGTTCACCCCCCAGAAGCTGGACACGTTCAAGGGCGGCAGCAGCGCGCAGCACGTGTGCGCGGGCGAGAGTCACTTCGCCGTGGTGACGGTGGAGAAGGAGCTCTACACGTGGGCC AGCGTGCAGGCCGGCGCCAAGATGGTGGGCCAGCTGGGCCACGGCGACCAGGCCTCGTACCGGCAGCCCAAGAAGGTGGAGAAGCTCCAGGGGAAGGCCATCCGCCAGGTGGCGTGCGGCGCCGACTTCACGGCCTGCGTCACCG ATGAGGACCAGATGTACATGTTCGGCTCAGACTACTACGGCTGCATCGGGGTGGAGGGGGACCTGGCCATGGAGGTCCTGGAGCCCGTGCTCCTGGAGTTCTTTGAGGAGAGGCCCGTTTGCCAGGTTTCGTGCGGCGACAACCACGTCGTGGTCCTGACTCAGGCCGGAGAGATCTTCTCCTGGGGCTGTGGAGAGTACG GACGCCTCGGACTGGAATGTGAGGATGACTTCTCCTCTCCGATGCAA gtGGAGATCCCAAAAGGCGCCACCATCTCGTCCGTTGCCTGTGGCAGCGACGGAACCTTCTTTTCCACAGACACGGGCAAAGTCTTAGCTTGTGGAAACAATGAGTTCAACAAGCTGGGTCTGAACCAGGGCATCTCTGGCCTTAAGAACCACCCTGGAGAG GGTTACCAGGGGATCCCCTACATCACCACCCTGACCCTGGTCAAGCAGCTGTCACGCTTCAAGATCCGGGTCATAGCTCCGGGAAAGACGCACACGGCTGCAATTGATG AACGTGGTCGTCTGATCACCTTTGGCTGCAACAAGTACGGGCAGCTGGGCGTGAAGGACTTTAAGAAGCATCAGGGGGTCCAGGTGCTCGTTGGTCCTTTTGGAGGGAAGATAGTGACCAAAGTGTCTTGTGGAGATGACTTCACCCTCGCAGCCACAGAGG acaaTCACATCTTCGCGTGGGGAAACGCGGGCAACGGGAGACTTGGGATGCCGGCCGATAAGGGGTTCGGGTTGGAGGTCTGCCCCGCGATGCCCAGGCCCATCTTTGGTTCCCTCCACCACGTGCCCGACCTGTCCTGCCGCGGCTGGCACACCATTATCATCATGG AAAAGGTTCTCAACTCCAAAACCATTCGCTCTAACAGCAGCGGAGTGTCCGTCGGTAGCG GACTGGGTCAGGAGGTGTCCACTTCCACAATGGATCTGGATATAGAGCCTGGTTCTGAGACGGAGTGTCGAGATAGGGGTCTTGGGGGAACACTGGAGGTCAATACGGAGGACGGCTTCATGGGGAACGCAATGACATCGATGGCAAATCAGACTGGAGACAGCTCCTGCCCTCTGTGGCTCAGAAGG gagctggaggatgcaGAGTTCATCCCAATACCACCAACCTCTGAGCCCATGACCCCCGATCAGCTCCCGTCCTACCCGGACAGCTTCACTCTGCCgtacgaggagctgcaggaactgaagcttgcagcagcagccgtcagCACCAAGAAGGATCTCTCC ACTAAAAGGATGAGCTGCGATAACTTCAACGGCCTGCAGGGGGCGGGCATCTGCAAAGAACAAGAATCGGACCCGTGCTGCAGCGCGAGCAGCGAGGTCgcacag CTGCGAGAGACGGTTGCTCGTCAAGAGGTTCGAATCCAGACCCTGGAGAAGCAG GTCAgtgagcagcagaaggagaacgAGAGGCTGTGGGCGGCGATCAATCGCTCTGCGCTCCAGAAAGCGGCGTGTGAGAGCAACGGGAAGCATCACTCGGACTGTTCGCCGGGGGACGGAGGGGGGCGCGGCGGAGGATGCAGCAGCCACGGGAGCCGCTCCGCAGGGGCCAGCGTGTGA
- the LOC129603656 gene encoding uncharacterized protein LOC129603656: protein MLLDFCARHSLAITNTMFEHKGVHQCTWHQDTLGRRSMIDFVVVSPDLRPYVLDTRVKRGAELSTDHHLVVSRIRWQRRRLERLGRPKCIVRVCWERLAEPSVRRTFNSHLRESFDQIPREVGDIESEWTMFSVSIVNAAARSCGRRVSGACRGGNPRTRWWTPEVRDAIKLKKESYQVWLTCRTPEAADGYRQAKRAAACAVAEAKTRAWEEFGEAMEEDYRSASKRFWQTVRRLRRGKQFFTNSVFSGGGELLTSTGDVIGRWKEYFEDLLNPSDMPSAEEAEAGDSEADSPITQAEVTEVVSKLLGGRAAGVDEIRPEYLKSLDVVGLSWVTRLCNIAWRRGTVPLDWTTGVVVPLYKKGDRRVCSNYRGITLLSLPGKVYARDLERRIRPIGRPRTRWRDYVSRLAWERLGVPPEELEEVSGEREVWNSLLRLLPPRPGPG, encoded by the coding sequence atgttattggacttctgtgctaggcacagtttggccataacaaacaccatgttcgaacataagggtgtccatcagtgcacatggcaccaggacaccctaggccggaggtcgatgatagactttgtagtcgtttcacctgaccttcggccatatgttttggacactcgggtgaagagaggggctgagctgtcaactgatcaccacctggtggtgagtaggatccgctggcagagaaggaggctggaacgacttggcaggcccaaatgtattgtgagggtctgttgggaacgcctggctgaaccctctgtcagacggacctttaactcacacctccgggagagcttcgaccagattccgagggaggtgggagacatagagtccgagtggaccatgttctccgtctccattgtcaacgcggccgctcggagctgtggacgcagggtctctggtgcctgtcgtggtggtaatccccgaacccggtggtggacgccggaggtaagggacgccatcaagctgaagaaggagtcctaccaggtatggttgacctgtaggactcctgaggcagctgatgggtaccggcaggccaagcgtgctgcagcctgtgccgttgcggaggcaaaaactcgggcttgggaggagttcggggaggccatggaggaggactatcgctcggcctcaaagagattctggcaaaccgtccggcgcctcaggagggggaagcagttctttaccaactctgttttcagtggaggtggggagctgttgacctcaactggggatgttatcggacggtggaaggagtactttgaggatctcctcaacccctccgacatgccttctgctgaggaagcagaggcaggggactcagaggcggactcgcccatcacccaggctgaggtcaccgaggtagttagtaagctcctcggtggcagagcagcgggggtggatgagatccgtcctgagtacctcaagtctctggatgttgtggggctgtcttgggtgacacgcctctgcaacatcgcgtggaggagggggacagttcctctggactggacaaccggggtggttgtccctctttacaaaaagggggacaggagagtgtgttccaactatagggggatcacacttctcagcctccctgggaaagtctatgccagggatctggagaggagaattcggccgataggaagacctaggactcgctggagagactatgtctctcggctggcctgggaacgtcttggggtcccaccggaagagctggaggaagtgtccggggagagggaagtctggaactctctgcttagactgctgcccccgcgacccggccccggataa
- the LOC114849097 gene encoding CD209 antigen-like protein C isoform X1: MDRVAFIRNAPELFSTSGQGVSVSNRRLLLGLALLSVVLLIVAVALRINYARAKAGCLHDSMEFNISALEGSCGKCLPGWTLFNSSCYFFSYLESATVKKNWTDSRADCVGRGADLVVIDSQEEQKFASNSINKMKTSTSVWENGFWTGLTDTEAEGAWVWINNVTEVEQRYWMDDEPNNHWGGEDCGVIIYSPSNPWKTRYDGQCHTPLHWICETTSR; the protein is encoded by the exons aTGGACAGAGTAGCGTTCATCAGAAATGCTCCTGAGCTTTTCTCAACCTCTGGACAGG GTGTGAGTGTCTCCAACCGACGGCTTCTGCTCGGTTTGGCTCTGCTCAGTGTTGTTCTGCTCATAGTTGCTGTCGCTCTCAGAATTAATT ACGCTAGAGCAAAAGCAGGCTGCCTCCATGATTCCATGGAGTTCAACATATCAGCTCTGG AGGGATCCTGTGGTAAATGTCTTCCTGGATGGACTCTGTTTAACTCGTCCTGTTACTTCTTCTCCTACTTGGAGTCTGCTACTGTTAAAAAGAACtggacagacagcagagcagactgTGTTGGCCGTGGAGCCGACCTGGTTGTGATCGACagccaggaggagcag AAATTTGCAAGTAACAgcattaataaaatgaaaacgaGTACTAGTGTCTGGGAGAATGGATTCTGGACCGGCCTCACTGACACAGAAGCAGAGGGGGCATGGGTCTGGATTAATAACGTCACCGAGGTGGAGCAAAG GTACTGGATGGACGATGAACCAAACAACCATTGGGGAGGCGAGGACTGTGGAGTCATCATCTACAGCCCCTCGAACCCCTGGAAGACCCGATACGATGGCCAGTGTCACACTCCATTACACTGGATATGTGAAACCACATCAAGATAA
- the LOC114849097 gene encoding C-type lectin domain family 4 member E-like isoform X2 — protein MDRVAFIRNAPELFSTSGQDARAKAGCLHDSMEFNISALEGSCGKCLPGWTLFNSSCYFFSYLESATVKKNWTDSRADCVGRGADLVVIDSQEEQKFASNSINKMKTSTSVWENGFWTGLTDTEAEGAWVWINNVTEVEQRYWMDDEPNNHWGGEDCGVIIYSPSNPWKTRYDGQCHTPLHWICETTSR, from the exons aTGGACAGAGTAGCGTTCATCAGAAATGCTCCTGAGCTTTTCTCAACCTCTGGACAGG ACGCTAGAGCAAAAGCAGGCTGCCTCCATGATTCCATGGAGTTCAACATATCAGCTCTGG AGGGATCCTGTGGTAAATGTCTTCCTGGATGGACTCTGTTTAACTCGTCCTGTTACTTCTTCTCCTACTTGGAGTCTGCTACTGTTAAAAAGAACtggacagacagcagagcagactgTGTTGGCCGTGGAGCCGACCTGGTTGTGATCGACagccaggaggagcag AAATTTGCAAGTAACAgcattaataaaatgaaaacgaGTACTAGTGTCTGGGAGAATGGATTCTGGACCGGCCTCACTGACACAGAAGCAGAGGGGGCATGGGTCTGGATTAATAACGTCACCGAGGTGGAGCAAAG GTACTGGATGGACGATGAACCAAACAACCATTGGGGAGGCGAGGACTGTGGAGTCATCATCTACAGCCCCTCGAACCCCTGGAAGACCCGATACGATGGCCAGTGTCACACTCCATTACACTGGATATGTGAAACCACATCAAGATAA
- the LOC114849090 gene encoding CD209 antigen-like protein B produces MSAAAKKTWTDSRADCVRRGADLVVIDSQEEQVSFNRWQRRDNDTPGHKKQILDWSRQRQKEHGSGLIISPMRNKRGKRVSAAGPAGTMANLLGRKFYIPRFSKSYFRDNGLFQIFRQGASKRRVLLSLALLNAVMLTAAVVLGIKCARVKEHSLHVPSLAEVQLVNALNNLRSNYSNITEAADEAKKTLETVINNHAQLKTQIKLKSVIIDNYQKEIQTLRIEWNQLQSNLTALEGTCGKCLRGWTLFNSSCYFFSYFESAAAKKTWTDSRADCVRRGADLVVIDSQEEQNFVSGNIKSMRSYPSQWENGVWVGLTDIDTEGEWVWINNVTEVEQRYWAYGEPNNHGRHGEDCAIVTYNTHSPWQTRFDGKCNRNQLAWTCETAAQ; encoded by the exons ATG tctgctgctgctaaaaagacctggacagacagcagagcagaTTGTGTTAGACGTGGAGCCGACCTGGTTGTGATCGACagccaggaggagcaggtgagcttCAACCGATGGCAGAGGAGGGATAATGATACACCTGGGCACAAAA AGCAGATCCTGGATTGGTCAcgacagagacagaaggaacaTGGATCCGGACTAATAATATCACCGATGCGGAACAAAA GAGGCAAACGAGTCAgtgctgcaggacctgcaggCACGATGGCCAATCTACTGGGAAGAAAGTTCTACATTCCAAGGTTTTCCAAGAGTTACTTCAGAGATAATGGCCTTTTTCAAATATTCAGACAAG GAGCATCCAAGAGACGAGTTCTCCTGAGTTTAGCGCTGCTGAATGCTGTTATGCTGACAGCCGCTGTTGTTCTTGGGATAAAAT GTGCCAGGGTCAAAGAGCACTCCCTCCACGTTCCCAGCTTAGCTGAAGTGCAGCTGGTGAATGCGCTAAACAACCTCCGCAGCAACTACAGCAACATCACTGAAGCTGCAGACGAGGCCAAGAAGACGTTAGAGACGGTCATCAACAACCACGCACAGCTAAAGACGCAAATCAAGCTGAAGAGCGTCATCATTGACAATTATCAGAAGGAGATACAGACACTAAGGATAGAGTGGAACCAGCTGCAGTCCAACCTGACAGCTCTGG AGGGAACCTGTGGTAAATGTCTTCGTGGATGGACTCTGTTTAACTCATCCTGTTACTTCTTCTCCTACTTtgagtctgctgctgctaaaaagacctggacagacagcagagcagactgTGTTAGACGTGGAGCCGACCTGGTTGTGATCGACagccaggaggagcag AACTTTGTGAGTGGAAACATAAAAAGTATGAGAAGTTACCCTAGTCAGTGGGAGAACGGAGTGTGGGTCGGTCTCACTGACATTGATACCGAGGGGGAATGGGTCTGGATTAATAACGTCACGGAGGTGGAGCAAAG GTACTGGGCGTATGGGGAACCAAACAACCACGGACGCCACGGAGAAGACTGTGCAATCGTGACTTATAACACACACAGTCCATGGCAGACACGATTCGATGGGAAGTGCAACAGAAATCAGCTGGCCTGGACGTGTGAAACGGCAGCACAATAA